One Solibacillus sp. R5-41 DNA segment encodes these proteins:
- a CDS encoding transglycosylase domain-containing protein, whose translation MERRQERKLSRNTVWNKIQSKSFVVKLVLAGITFVLISLFIFNIFIWKSDISKLENPVPQPTIIYDQNGDIASKISNSNIEGVSIEEIPKEVIQAVISTEDQRFYKHNGVNYIGIIRAFFQNLISGEVVAGGSTITQQLAKNVFLTHERTFTRKIKELILTKKIERTYTKDEILERYLNQIYFGEGAWGIQRAAQTYFGKDVSELSLSESTILAGLIKAPSVLSPIKNLDKAVERRNIVLTLMKNEGYIDQSDVEKAKKQTIVLESKKIDDKYKGKYPYYVDHIIEEAIQKYDLTENEVLSGGLHFYTELNPTIQNATEEVYENGNLFPESQTDQLIQSGGIFINPSTGGINALVGGRGEHTFRGFNHATQLIRQPGSIMKPLAVYTPALEQGYDTFDLLEDNPLNIDGYQPTNYDKQYRGQVTMYDAVVNSYNVPAVWLLNKMGLDYGINAVERFGIPLIEEDHGLGLALGGMSKGTSPLLMAQAFSTFANNGLMVEAHAIQKIEDANGNLLGEWKKNATRVTEPDVAQKMTYMLKGVVNEGSGIKAQVEGVEIAGKTGTTQLPFLSEGGAKDHWFVGYTPQLVGTIWLGYDKTDQDHYLLSTSSGTATVIFKEIISKSASEISNENFDLSLIENKYKQELKNKKYEEERKEEEEEKERRDERKERKEEEKERKEEEKKKEKDRKKEEKDRNSKDKKEDED comes from the coding sequence ATGGAAAGAAGACAAGAACGCAAATTGTCTAGGAATACTGTATGGAATAAGATACAATCTAAAAGTTTTGTAGTTAAGTTAGTATTGGCAGGTATAACGTTTGTCTTAATTAGTTTATTTATTTTTAATATCTTTATCTGGAAAAGTGATATTAGTAAATTAGAAAATCCGGTTCCACAGCCAACTATTATATATGATCAAAACGGAGACATTGCAAGCAAGATATCTAATTCAAATATTGAAGGAGTTAGTATAGAAGAAATACCAAAAGAAGTCATACAAGCTGTTATATCAACAGAGGACCAGCGTTTTTATAAGCATAATGGTGTTAATTATATAGGTATCATTCGGGCATTTTTTCAAAACTTGATAAGTGGAGAAGTTGTTGCGGGCGGAAGCACAATTACACAGCAGTTAGCAAAAAATGTTTTTCTAACACATGAACGTACCTTTACAAGAAAGATAAAAGAATTAATTTTAACTAAAAAAATTGAACGAACTTATACCAAAGATGAAATCCTTGAACGATACTTAAATCAAATTTATTTCGGTGAGGGAGCTTGGGGCATTCAACGTGCTGCTCAAACTTATTTTGGAAAAGATGTAAGTGAATTGTCGTTAAGTGAATCTACAATTCTTGCTGGTTTAATTAAGGCGCCTTCTGTTCTGTCACCTATAAAAAATTTAGATAAGGCAGTTGAAAGAAGAAATATAGTCTTAACATTAATGAAAAATGAGGGATATATTGACCAAAGTGATGTTGAAAAGGCGAAGAAACAGACTATTGTATTAGAAAGTAAGAAGATCGATGACAAGTACAAAGGTAAATATCCTTATTATGTAGATCATATCATCGAGGAAGCAATTCAAAAATATGATCTGACAGAAAATGAAGTACTTTCTGGTGGGCTTCATTTTTATACTGAATTAAATCCTACTATTCAGAATGCTACTGAAGAAGTATATGAAAACGGAAATTTGTTTCCAGAAAGTCAGACGGATCAGTTGATTCAAAGTGGAGGTATCTTTATTAATCCTTCAACCGGTGGAATTAACGCTCTTGTTGGTGGAAGAGGCGAACATACTTTTCGTGGTTTCAATCATGCTACACAATTAATACGCCAGCCTGGATCAATAATGAAACCATTAGCAGTGTATACACCAGCTTTGGAACAAGGATATGATACATTTGATTTGTTAGAGGATAACCCGCTTAATATAGATGGATATCAACCGACTAACTATGATAAGCAATACCGTGGTCAAGTGACGATGTATGATGCCGTAGTTAACTCATATAATGTACCAGCAGTTTGGTTATTAAACAAAATGGGATTGGATTACGGGATAAATGCAGTAGAGCGTTTCGGTATCCCATTAATTGAAGAAGATCATGGACTTGGGTTAGCTCTAGGAGGAATGTCTAAAGGAACATCACCATTATTAATGGCACAAGCATTCTCGACATTTGCCAATAATGGATTAATGGTAGAGGCACATGCCATTCAAAAAATAGAGGATGCAAATGGGAATCTACTTGGAGAATGGAAGAAAAATGCGACGCGAGTTACTGAACCAGATGTTGCTCAAAAAATGACATATATGCTTAAAGGTGTTGTAAATGAAGGTTCGGGGATAAAGGCTCAGGTTGAAGGTGTAGAAATAGCAGGAAAAACTGGTACAACACAGCTCCCATTTCTATCAGAAGGAGGAGCAAAAGATCATTGGTTTGTTGGATATACCCCTCAATTAGTCGGTACGATATGGTTAGGGTATGATAAAACAGATCAAGATCATTATCTTTTATCAACTAGCAGTGGGACTGCGACAGTAATTTTTAAAGAAATAATATCTAAGTCTGCATCGGAGATTTCTAATGAAAATTTTGACTTATCTTTGATTGAGAACAAATATAAACAAGAGTTGAAGAATAAAAAATATGAAGAGGAAAGGAAAGAAGAGGAAGAGGAAAAGGAAAGAAGAGATGAGAGAAAAGAAAGAAAAGAAGAGGAAAAAGAAAGGAAAGAAGAGGAAAAGAAAAAGGAAAAGGATAGAAAGAAAGAAGAAAAGGATAGAAATAGTAAAGATAAAAAGGAAGATGAGGACTAA
- a CDS encoding tyrosine-type recombinase/integrase, translating to MSDRAEINKEIHPHQRRHSYATHLLNNGAPIEIIQSLMGHEKSETTRLYAQLCGKLRKEYYQKYF from the coding sequence ATCTCCGATCGTGCTGAAATTAATAAAGAGATTCATCCACACCAACGTAGACACAGCTATGCAACTCACTTGTTGAATAATGGCGCTCCTATTGAAATCATTCAAAGTCTTATGGGGCATGAGAAAAGTGAAACCACAAGGTTATACGCTCAATTATGCGGAAAACTACGGAAAGAGTATTATCAAAAGTACTTTTAA
- a CDS encoding IS110 family transposase, giving the protein MHSKWNNKINQVTENTLVVGMDIAKRIHYACFVDERGRVIEKAFAVHQSKEGFENLYEKIRQMMKEAKKTEVIIGIEPTGHYWMNLAYFLDQYGIPLVMVNPMHVKRSKELDDNLPTKNDKKDALVIARLLKDGRFSYPRILKEVEAELRIGSTLRLKLTEDLASIKNRIIRWLDRYFPEFTQVFPTFGKMALTALERTPMPQDIQGKTAEELVFFYRQVGGMRAPQLPKAKLLIEKASNSIGLTEGQKMAKHEIATLLRQFRLLETEIEAVNDQLTELAKTTMEYDLLASVPGLGDATIVDLLSEVGSFSLYENPRQLIKLAGLTLRENSSGQHKGQKHISKRGRKRLRHILFKVIVPLIRHNLAFKQLHEYYTTRNQNPLRGKQSMVVLCGKLLKILHGICKKKVYFNEQLMMKDLYSLGEAA; this is encoded by the coding sequence ATGCATTCTAAATGGAATAACAAAATTAATCAAGTTACTGAAAATACACTGGTTGTCGGCATGGATATTGCTAAGCGTATTCATTACGCATGTTTTGTCGATGAACGCGGGCGAGTAATAGAAAAAGCTTTTGCGGTACATCAATCGAAAGAAGGCTTCGAAAATTTGTATGAAAAGATCCGTCAAATGATGAAGGAAGCTAAGAAAACTGAAGTAATAATAGGGATTGAGCCTACAGGCCACTACTGGATGAACTTAGCCTATTTCTTAGATCAATACGGAATCCCACTTGTCATGGTGAATCCAATGCACGTCAAACGTTCGAAAGAACTTGATGATAATTTGCCGACTAAGAATGATAAAAAAGATGCATTAGTCATCGCACGGTTATTGAAAGATGGACGCTTTAGCTATCCACGAATATTAAAAGAAGTAGAAGCTGAACTACGGATTGGTTCTACTCTTAGATTAAAGTTAACGGAAGATCTAGCAAGTATTAAAAATCGAATCATTCGTTGGCTCGATCGATATTTTCCTGAATTCACTCAAGTCTTTCCTACTTTCGGAAAAATGGCACTTACTGCATTAGAAAGAACACCAATGCCACAGGACATTCAAGGGAAAACCGCGGAAGAACTTGTATTTTTCTACCGTCAGGTAGGGGGTATGAGAGCTCCACAACTACCAAAAGCTAAGCTACTCATTGAAAAGGCTTCAAACTCTATAGGACTGACAGAAGGACAAAAGATGGCCAAACATGAAATCGCCACACTCCTACGTCAGTTTCGCTTATTAGAAACTGAAATCGAAGCAGTGAATGACCAATTAACTGAATTGGCAAAGACAACGATGGAATATGACCTACTCGCGTCAGTACCAGGTTTAGGAGATGCGACAATTGTTGATCTACTTTCCGAAGTAGGGAGTTTTTCACTTTACGAAAATCCACGCCAACTCATTAAACTAGCGGGACTAACATTACGTGAAAACTCTTCTGGTCAACATAAGGGTCAAAAACATATATCAAAACGTGGACGTAAGAGACTTAGACATATCCTTTTCAAAGTGATTGTTCCTTTGATTCGGCATAACCTAGCATTCAAACAACTTCACGAATACTACACAACAAGGAATCAGAATCCCTTACGGGGTAAGCAATCGATGGTAGTTCTCTGTGGTAAATTACTGAAAATATTACATGGTATTTGTAAAAAGAAAGTGTATTTTAACGAGCAACTTATGATGAAAGATCTCTACTCTCTCGGAGAGGCAGCATAA
- a CDS encoding M3 family oligoendopeptidase codes for MEKMGYQKNWNLDKIFLGGSKSNQFLDYIKRLEVLGRDLERCVKSYTTSLATNEAANLRKLVEYIGEIRVNLSQANSFITCLHSQNTKDQDAATLRGKVAQIESNFEKKLSKVKIILANTKQDVWESLIETKELEDYRFVLNEWRENTDKHFSDEEKNLISDLMADGYHAWGHFYNALVSSINVNVQVDGKEKNLSVGQAINLRSHPNEEVRKESHNALESIGEEKEELFAKILNHIAGFRLQVYKKSGVKSVLEAPLKDNRMKEETLNAMWSVISKYKKPFSNYLNRKAEMMGDSSMKAYNFWAPVTNSNQKIEYDEAAILITEHFSQFGTELEGFVKQAFHEAWIEAEDRANKSAVPFCAAFPLTGESRVFMTFGGTFLNVLTLVHELGHAFHNYAMKSVNGVNKRYPMSVAETASTFSEMIIFDAAMQKAKSKEDKLIILDEKLKCSVMNFMNIHSRFLFEQRFYEERKEGIVSSARLTQLMRDAIHEAYDESLEQPSTYSWVWTPHYYITQSPFYNFPYTFGYFFALGIFAKAKEKGNEFEKDYLNLLRDSGSMTVEDLVMKHLGEDITSEEFWEKGMEICVKDAEEFLKLTSLDDIE; via the coding sequence ATGGAGAAAATGGGGTATCAAAAGAATTGGAATTTGGATAAGATTTTTCTAGGTGGAAGCAAATCAAATCAATTTTTAGATTATATAAAGAGGTTGGAAGTTCTTGGTCGTGATTTAGAACGATGTGTTAAATCATATACTACTTCATTAGCAACAAATGAAGCGGCTAACTTGAGAAAGTTAGTGGAATATATTGGTGAAATTCGCGTCAACTTGTCACAAGCTAATTCTTTTATCACTTGTCTTCATTCACAAAACACAAAAGATCAGGATGCTGCAACTTTGCGAGGAAAAGTAGCTCAAATAGAATCCAATTTTGAAAAAAAATTATCAAAGGTGAAAATAATATTAGCAAATACAAAGCAGGATGTATGGGAAAGTTTAATTGAAACTAAAGAATTAGAAGATTATAGATTTGTTCTAAACGAATGGCGTGAAAATACAGATAAGCATTTTTCTGATGAAGAGAAAAATTTAATATCTGATTTAATGGCTGATGGATATCATGCGTGGGGTCATTTTTATAATGCGCTAGTAAGTAGTATTAACGTAAATGTTCAAGTTGATGGAAAAGAAAAGAATTTATCAGTAGGACAAGCAATTAACTTACGGTCACATCCTAATGAGGAAGTGAGAAAGGAATCTCATAATGCTTTAGAATCTATAGGGGAAGAAAAAGAAGAGCTATTTGCAAAAATATTAAATCACATTGCTGGCTTCCGTTTACAAGTATATAAAAAGTCTGGAGTAAAAAGTGTATTAGAAGCACCTTTGAAAGATAACAGAATGAAGGAAGAAACACTGAATGCTATGTGGTCAGTAATCAGTAAATATAAAAAACCTTTCTCTAATTACTTGAATCGAAAAGCTGAAATGATGGGTGATTCCAGCATGAAAGCATATAACTTTTGGGCTCCCGTTACCAATAGTAATCAAAAGATAGAATACGATGAAGCCGCTATACTAATTACGGAACATTTTAGTCAGTTTGGAACCGAATTAGAAGGTTTCGTTAAGCAAGCTTTCCATGAAGCTTGGATAGAAGCTGAAGACCGTGCCAATAAGTCCGCTGTTCCGTTTTGTGCTGCTTTTCCGCTCACTGGTGAATCAAGAGTTTTTATGACATTTGGGGGTACTTTTTTGAATGTGTTAACTCTTGTTCATGAATTGGGTCATGCTTTCCATAATTATGCTATGAAGTCTGTTAATGGGGTGAATAAACGTTATCCTATGAGCGTTGCTGAAACTGCATCAACCTTTTCAGAAATGATTATTTTTGATGCCGCTATGCAAAAGGCAAAGTCAAAAGAAGATAAGTTGATTATATTGGATGAAAAATTAAAATGTAGTGTTATGAATTTTATGAATATTCATTCGAGATTTTTATTCGAGCAGAGATTTTACGAAGAACGTAAAGAAGGGATTGTTTCATCAGCTCGTCTAACTCAGTTAATGAGAGATGCAATACATGAAGCGTATGATGAATCACTAGAACAGCCTTCCACTTATTCTTGGGTATGGACACCACATTATTATATTACGCAATCTCCTTTTTATAATTTCCCATATACTTTTGGGTATTTTTTTGCTTTAGGTATCTTTGCAAAGGCAAAGGAAAAAGGGAATGAGTTTGAAAAGGATTATCTGAACTTACTTCGTGATTCAGGAAGTATGACCGTTGAAGATTTAGTTATGAAACATTTAGGGGAAGACATTACTTCGGAGGAATTTTGGGAAAAAGGAATGGAAATATGTGTGAAAGATGCTGAGGAATTTCTAAAATTAACTTCTTTGGATGATATTGAATAA
- a CDS encoding lipid II flippase Amj family protein yields MELITSKVVAIALFLLIITMIETLAYSTRISGTRVKLIATAMSLFSTLVIVSRFSTMIQQPLTAKLIATAPDLNKLGFIEDQYRILIGVTSLGVLLGILLFPTFINIFSRAIIQLSNERGSVVATFLKQLNPKGIKKIIACFRLPKLTYLSGITLKTIPKRLFIFNVIVSAVFTIGVLSSLYASMLVPEDYAQAALMSSGIINGVATILLTLFIDPKASVLADRVMKKQCDYVFLKSYSLTMISSKFFGTILAQLLFIPAAYYVAWFAEWI; encoded by the coding sequence ATGGAGTTAATTACAAGTAAAGTAGTTGCAATAGCTTTGTTCTTACTAATCATTACTATGATTGAGACTTTAGCCTATTCTACACGGATTTCAGGTACAAGGGTAAAATTAATAGCAACTGCTATGTCGTTGTTTAGTACTTTAGTGATTGTTTCAAGATTCTCAACAATGATTCAACAACCCTTAACAGCAAAACTTATAGCAACGGCACCAGATTTAAACAAATTAGGCTTTATAGAAGATCAGTATAGGATTTTAATTGGGGTAACATCTCTTGGTGTACTGCTGGGTATACTTTTATTTCCAACCTTTATTAATATTTTTTCTAGAGCAATTATTCAATTATCTAATGAAAGAGGTTCGGTAGTTGCAACATTTTTAAAGCAATTAAACCCTAAAGGTATTAAAAAGATTATTGCGTGCTTCAGATTACCTAAATTGACATACTTGAGTGGCATTACACTAAAGACAATACCGAAACGGTTATTTATATTTAATGTTATTGTCTCCGCAGTTTTTACAATTGGAGTTCTGTCTTCTTTATATGCATCAATGTTAGTCCCAGAGGATTATGCACAGGCAGCATTAATGTCCTCTGGAATAATTAATGGAGTAGCAACTATTTTGCTTACATTATTTATAGACCCAAAAGCTTCAGTTTTAGCAGATAGAGTGATGAAAAAGCAATGTGATTATGTTTTTTTAAAGAGTTATTCATTAACAATGATTAGCTCAAAATTTTTTGGAACAATATTGGCTCAATTATTGTTTATTCCTGCTGCATATTATGTTGCTTGGTTTGCCGAGTGGATTTAA
- a CDS encoding DUF6141 family protein, which yields MLFTGSYSTKEQICLKRKDIRLSKEWLDIRKDDDSVLYREVQRPRQLLYIIMIIVISGIFWWGFIQQVIYGIQFGDKPMSDIGLVIAWVLIGLMMPLLAFQVKMITEVLGDGVYIKFVPFHFEYRDFRYQSIRDYKSVSFSSLKRFGGWGISINLNGERLYNIAGSEGVELRLASGEIVIIGSKNPDELKKALDLSFIENTK from the coding sequence ATTTTATTTACAGGATCTTATTCAACTAAAGAGCAGATTTGTTTAAAAAGAAAGGATATTAGGTTAAGCAAGGAGTGGTTAGATATTCGTAAAGACGATGATTCTGTTTTATATCGAGAAGTTCAACGGCCAAGACAATTATTATATATCATAATGATAATTGTTATTTCAGGCATTTTTTGGTGGGGGTTTATCCAACAGGTTATTTACGGAATTCAATTCGGAGACAAACCGATGTCGGATATTGGGTTGGTAATAGCTTGGGTTTTGATCGGTTTGATGATGCCCTTGTTAGCGTTCCAAGTTAAGATGATAACTGAAGTACTTGGAGATGGAGTATATATAAAATTTGTCCCCTTCCATTTTGAATACCGAGACTTCCGTTATCAAAGTATTCGGGATTATAAAAGTGTTTCTTTTAGTTCGCTAAAACGGTTTGGAGGTTGGGGGATTAGTATTAATCTAAATGGAGAACGCCTTTATAATATTGCAGGAAGCGAGGGTGTCGAATTAAGGTTAGCTTCAGGAGAGATTGTTATAATAGGCTCAAAAAATCCTGATGAGCTCAAAAAGGCATTAGATTTATCTTTCATAGAGAATACTAAATAA
- a CDS encoding VOC family protein, with protein MIQSIVHIALVVKDYDEAIEFYTKKLNFELVEDIYQPEQNKRWVVVSPPGSVGTTILLAKASKPEQETFIGNQTGGRVFLFLNTDDFWRDYNDMKSKGIEFEREPKEQSYGIVAVFKDLYGNSWDLLQLNVDHPIAQRIK; from the coding sequence ATGATTCAATCAATAGTTCATATCGCATTAGTAGTAAAAGACTACGATGAAGCAATAGAATTCTATACAAAGAAGCTAAATTTTGAATTAGTCGAAGATATTTATCAACCAGAACAAAACAAACGCTGGGTAGTGGTGTCCCCTCCTGGTTCAGTAGGTACCACAATATTATTAGCTAAAGCATCTAAACCTGAGCAGGAAACCTTTATAGGTAATCAGACGGGCGGTAGAGTTTTTCTTTTCTTAAATACTGACGATTTTTGGAGAGATTATAACGATATGAAATCAAAAGGAATTGAATTTGAGAGAGAACCAAAAGAGCAATCATATGGAATAGTTGCAGTGTTTAAGGATTTGTATGGGAATTCATGGGATTTGTTACAACTAAATGTTGATCACCCCATTGCTCAAAGAATTAAGTAG